The Elusimicrobiaceae bacterium genome has a window encoding:
- a CDS encoding elongation factor Tu: MIMPGDNAEIEVKLITPVAMEEGLRFAIREGGHTVGAGVVTKIIE; encoded by the coding sequence AAATGATCATGCCGGGCGACAATGCCGAAATCGAAGTAAAACTCATTACTCCGGTGGCCATGGAAGAAGGATTGCGTTTTGCTATCCGCGAAGGTGGTCATACGGTAGGAGCCGGTGTAGTCACCAAAATTATTGAG